The proteins below come from a single Streptomyces sp. B3I8 genomic window:
- a CDS encoding ABC transporter ATP-binding protein, whose translation MNNPLGTDSPLLAGQDLTKAHGATPALRGASIEVRAGEIVAVTGPSGSGKSTLLHCLTGITRPDSGAVRYGAERVDRLPEHRLSELRRTEFGVVFQFGQLVPELTAADNVALPLLLAGASRATARERAGEWLERFGVRGRMELRPGELSGGQAQRVALARALVTAPRVVFADEPTGALDSLATEQVMTALVRTAREAGTAVLLVTHDAQVAAYADREVALRDGVLAHEPGWASSPVTGSGATAGAGR comes from the coding sequence ATGAACAATCCACTCGGCACGGACAGTCCGCTCCTGGCGGGCCAGGACCTGACCAAGGCGCACGGCGCGACACCGGCGCTGCGCGGCGCCTCGATCGAGGTGCGCGCCGGCGAGATCGTCGCCGTCACGGGCCCCAGCGGCAGCGGCAAGTCCACGCTGTTGCACTGCCTCACGGGCATCACGCGTCCCGACTCGGGCGCGGTGCGCTACGGCGCCGAGCGCGTCGACCGGCTCCCGGAGCACCGGCTGAGCGAACTGCGGCGCACGGAGTTCGGGGTGGTGTTCCAGTTCGGCCAGCTCGTCCCCGAGCTGACGGCGGCCGACAACGTCGCCCTGCCGCTCCTGCTGGCGGGCGCCTCCCGCGCGACGGCGCGGGAACGGGCGGGCGAGTGGCTGGAGCGGTTCGGCGTACGCGGGCGGATGGAACTGCGGCCGGGCGAGCTCAGCGGCGGCCAGGCTCAGCGGGTGGCACTGGCCCGGGCGCTGGTCACGGCGCCGCGGGTGGTGTTCGCGGACGAGCCGACGGGCGCGCTGGACTCGCTGGCCACCGAGCAGGTGATGACGGCCCTGGTGCGCACGGCCCGCGAGGCGGGCACAGCGGTGCTGCTGGTCACGCACGACGCGCAGGTGGCGGCGTACGCGGACCGCGAGGTGGCGCTGCGGGACGGGGTCCTGGCGCACGAGCCGGGGTGGGCGTCCTCGCCGGTCACCGGATCCGGTGCCACGGCGGGGGCGGGCCGATGA
- the pepN gene encoding aminopeptidase N: MPGTNLTREEARTRAKLLTVDSYEIDLDLSGAQEGGTYRSVTTVRFDVAESGADSFADLIAPAVHEVTLNGDALDPAEVFADSRIALRGLLEGPNVLRVVADCAYTNTGEGLHRFVDPVDDQAYLYTQFEVPDARRVFANFEQPDLKATFQFTVRAPEGWTVISNSPTPDPSTVSDNLWVFEPTPRISTYITALIVGPYHSVHSVYEKDGQSVPLGIYCRPSLAEFLDADAIFGVTRQGFDWFQEKFDYAYPFKKYDQLFVPEFNAGAMENAGAVTFRDQYVFRSKVTDAAYEGRAATILHELAHMWFGDLVTMEWWNDLWLNESFATYAEAACLAHAPGTKWPQSWTTFANQMKTWAYRQDQLPSTHPIMAEINDLEDVLVNFDGITYAKGASVLKQLVAYVGMDEFFQGVQAYFKRHAYGNTRLSDLLGALEETSGRDLSTWSKKWLQTAGINILRPEIETDAEGVITSFGVRQEAPALPAGAKGEAVLRPHRIAIGLYDVDGTTGKLVRAEDGRIELDVDGELTAVPQLVGRRRPAVVLLNDDDLSYAKVRLDEESLAFVTEHLGDFEWSLPRALCWASAWDMTRDGELAARDYLSLVLSGIGKESDIGVVQSLHRQVKLAVDLYADPGAREALLTRWTDATLAHLRSAEAGSDHQLAWARAFAATARTPEQLDLLEALLDGSHTVEGLTVDTELRWAFVQRLAAVGRFDENEIAGEYERDRTAAGERHAASARAARPTQEAKAEAWASVVESDKLPNAVQEAVIAGFVQTDQRELLAPYVDRYFAAVEDVWESRSYEMAQQVVVGLYPSVHVTRETLEKTDAWLASAGPNAALRRLMSEARAGVERALRAQGVDAGAGR; this comes from the coding sequence GTGCCTGGCACCAACCTGACCCGCGAAGAGGCACGGACGCGGGCGAAGCTGCTCACCGTCGACTCCTACGAGATCGACCTCGACCTCTCGGGCGCCCAGGAGGGGGGGACCTACCGGTCCGTGACCACGGTGCGCTTCGACGTGGCCGAGTCCGGCGCGGACTCGTTCGCCGACCTGATCGCCCCGGCCGTGCACGAGGTGACCCTCAACGGTGACGCGCTGGATCCCGCCGAGGTCTTCGCCGACTCCCGGATCGCGCTGCGCGGGCTGCTGGAGGGCCCCAACGTCCTGCGGGTCGTGGCCGACTGCGCGTACACCAACACCGGCGAGGGCCTGCACCGGTTCGTCGACCCGGTCGACGACCAGGCCTACCTCTACACCCAGTTCGAGGTGCCCGACGCCCGCCGGGTGTTCGCCAACTTCGAGCAGCCGGACCTGAAGGCGACCTTCCAGTTCACCGTGCGGGCGCCCGAGGGCTGGACCGTCATCTCCAACTCGCCGACGCCCGACCCCAGTACCGTCAGCGACAACCTCTGGGTGTTCGAGCCGACGCCGCGCATCTCGACGTACATCACCGCGCTGATCGTCGGCCCGTACCACAGCGTGCACAGCGTCTACGAGAAGGACGGGCAGTCCGTCCCGCTCGGCATCTACTGCCGGCCCTCGCTCGCCGAGTTCCTCGACGCGGACGCGATCTTCGGCGTGACCCGGCAGGGCTTCGACTGGTTCCAGGAGAAGTTCGACTACGCGTACCCGTTCAAGAAGTACGACCAGCTCTTCGTACCGGAGTTCAACGCGGGCGCGATGGAGAACGCGGGCGCGGTCACCTTCCGCGACCAGTACGTCTTCCGCTCCAAGGTGACGGACGCGGCGTACGAGGGCCGGGCCGCCACGATCCTGCACGAGCTGGCCCACATGTGGTTCGGCGACCTGGTCACCATGGAGTGGTGGAACGACCTGTGGCTGAACGAGTCGTTCGCCACCTACGCCGAGGCCGCCTGCCTCGCGCACGCGCCGGGCACGAAGTGGCCGCAGTCGTGGACCACCTTCGCCAACCAGATGAAGACCTGGGCGTACCGGCAGGACCAGCTCCCCTCCACGCACCCGATCATGGCGGAGATCAACGATCTCGAGGACGTGCTCGTCAACTTCGACGGCATCACCTACGCCAAGGGCGCCAGTGTGCTCAAGCAGCTCGTGGCGTACGTGGGCATGGACGAGTTCTTCCAGGGCGTGCAGGCGTACTTCAAGCGCCACGCGTACGGCAACACGCGCCTGTCCGACCTGCTGGGCGCGCTGGAGGAGACCTCCGGGCGCGACCTGAGCACCTGGTCGAAGAAGTGGCTGCAGACGGCCGGAATCAACATCCTGCGCCCCGAGATCGAGACCGACGCCGAGGGTGTCATCACCTCCTTCGGCGTCCGCCAGGAGGCCCCGGCGCTGCCCGCCGGCGCGAAGGGCGAGGCCGTGCTGCGGCCGCACCGCATCGCGATCGGCCTCTACGACGTCGACGGGACGACGGGCAAGCTGGTGCGCGCCGAGGACGGCCGGATCGAGCTGGACGTCGACGGCGAGCTCACCGCCGTGCCGCAGCTGGTGGGCCGGCGCCGCCCGGCGGTCGTCCTGCTCAACGACGACGACCTGTCGTACGCCAAGGTCCGCCTCGACGAGGAGTCGCTGGCGTTCGTCACCGAGCACCTGGGCGACTTCGAGTGGTCGCTGCCGCGCGCCCTGTGCTGGGCGTCGGCGTGGGACATGACCCGCGACGGCGAACTCGCCGCCCGCGACTACCTGTCCCTGGTGCTGTCCGGCATCGGCAAGGAGTCCGACATCGGTGTGGTGCAGTCGCTGCACCGCCAGGTCAAGCTCGCCGTCGACCTGTACGCCGACCCCGGCGCCCGCGAGGCGCTGCTCACCCGGTGGACCGATGCCACGCTGGCCCACCTGCGGTCGGCCGAGGCGGGAAGCGACCACCAGCTCGCCTGGGCGCGCGCGTTCGCCGCGACCGCCCGTACGCCGGAGCAGCTCGACCTGCTGGAGGCGCTGCTCGACGGTTCGCACACCGTGGAGGGCCTGACCGTTGACACCGAGCTGCGCTGGGCGTTCGTGCAGCGCCTGGCGGCGGTCGGGCGGTTCGACGAGAACGAGATCGCCGGCGAGTACGAGCGGGACCGCACGGCGGCCGGTGAGCGGCACGCGGCGAGTGCGCGGGCGGCGCGGCCGACCCAGGAGGCCAAGGCGGAGGCGTGGGCCTCGGTCGTGGAGTCCGACAAGCTGCCGAACGCGGTGCAGGAGGCGGTGATCGCGGGGTTCGTGCAGACGGATCAGCGGGAGCTGCTGGCGCCGTACGTGGACCGGTACTTCGCGGCGGTCGAGGACGTGTGGGAGTCGCGGTCCTACGAGATGGCGCAGCAGGTGGTCGTGGGGTTGTACCCCTCGGTGCACGTCACGCGGGAGACGCTGGAGAAGACGGACGCGTGGCTGGCTTCGGCGGGGCCGAACGCGGCGCTGCGGAGGCTGATGTCCGAGGCGCGGGCCGGGGTGGAGCGGGCGTTGCGGGCGCAGGGGGTGGACGCGGGGGCCGGGCGGTAG
- a CDS encoding ABC transporter permease has protein sequence MSTPGATTVRADLRLAHALVRGSDRREWWRLLLTGTGAALVAGCALAALAVAGPRGQVSVPFAHGLLDRPGERRGVVAALLLLLVPVLVLLGQCARIGAVHRDRRLAALRLAGAPARRVRRIAGLETGLACAAGSTAATVFCVLLLLRVWQRPPALMWAGAALVAVAVPVLGALVAVLALRRVIASPLGVVRRSRPRTGRGPALVCAGAASVLSLAALGLVTAGARHGAVWTALLVCAVVTSAGAGAVGLSGVTARLVGRRLAGRTGRPAVLIAAGRLRQDPWAAARAHGAVLLVTVVGTGFVGVRRVLLDGLSEGDTGRGAGNASFYTAGLNLTAAALSAALVVALMGLAVHIAEPPATRRGAAAAQVAAGVPRGVLVRALLLETALPLAPGVALAGAGGLALGGGYAALAGGGGLPWESLAVPVLVWGACVAAAATAVPGLKRGVRPGELRHE, from the coding sequence ATGAGCACCCCGGGAGCGACGACGGTACGGGCCGACCTGCGGCTGGCCCACGCGCTGGTGCGCGGGTCCGACCGGCGGGAGTGGTGGCGGCTGCTGCTGACCGGAACGGGCGCCGCCCTCGTCGCCGGGTGCGCGTTGGCCGCGCTCGCCGTCGCGGGGCCGCGCGGGCAGGTGAGCGTGCCGTTCGCGCACGGTCTGCTGGACCGGCCCGGGGAGCGCCGCGGTGTGGTCGCCGCCCTGCTGCTCCTGCTGGTCCCGGTGCTCGTCCTCCTCGGCCAGTGCGCCCGGATCGGCGCGGTGCACCGGGACCGGCGGCTGGCCGCGCTGCGGCTGGCGGGCGCCCCCGCGCGCCGCGTGCGGCGGATCGCGGGGCTGGAGACGGGGCTCGCCTGCGCGGCGGGTTCCACGGCCGCCACCGTGTTCTGCGTCCTGCTCCTGCTGCGCGTCTGGCAGCGCCCGCCGGCCCTGATGTGGGCGGGGGCCGCGCTGGTCGCGGTGGCGGTGCCGGTACTGGGCGCGCTGGTGGCGGTCCTGGCGCTGCGGCGGGTGATCGCCTCGCCGTTGGGCGTCGTACGGCGGTCCCGGCCGCGTACCGGTCGGGGCCCCGCCCTGGTGTGCGCGGGTGCGGCGTCGGTGCTGTCGCTCGCGGCGCTCGGCCTGGTGACGGCGGGGGCCCGGCACGGTGCCGTGTGGACCGCGCTGCTGGTGTGCGCGGTGGTGACGTCGGCGGGCGCGGGCGCGGTCGGGCTGTCCGGGGTCACCGCCCGACTGGTGGGCCGACGGCTGGCCGGGCGCACCGGCCGCCCCGCGGTGCTGATCGCCGCCGGACGGCTGCGGCAGGACCCCTGGGCGGCGGCCCGCGCGCACGGGGCGGTGCTGCTGGTGACGGTGGTGGGGACCGGGTTCGTAGGCGTGCGCCGGGTGCTGCTCGACGGGCTGAGCGAGGGGGACACCGGTCGCGGGGCCGGGAACGCGTCGTTCTACACGGCGGGGTTGAACCTGACGGCCGCCGCGCTGTCGGCCGCCCTCGTGGTCGCGCTGATGGGGCTCGCGGTGCACATCGCCGAGCCGCCGGCCACGCGGCGGGGGGCGGCGGCCGCGCAGGTCGCGGCAGGGGTGCCGCGCGGGGTGCTGGTGCGGGCGCTGCTGCTGGAGACGGCGCTGCCGCTGGCGCCCGGGGTGGCTCTCGCCGGGGCCGGAGGCCTGGCGCTCGGCGGGGGGTACGCGGCGCTCGCGGGCGGCGGGGGCCTGCCGTGGGAGTCGCTCGCGGTGCCGGTGCTGGTGTGGGGCGCGTGCGTCGCCGCCGCGGCGACGGCCGTGCCGGGACTGAAGCGGGGGGTGCGGCCGGGAGAACTGCGCCACGAGTGA
- a CDS encoding HNH endonuclease produces MPHVLVLNASYEPLGVVPLRRALVLVLENKAISLEESGAFLHSATVTVPAPSVVRLKRFVRVPYRGPVPLTRRALFARDGGRCMYCGGIATSVDHVVPRSRGGQHAWDNVVASCRRCNHVKADRHLVELGWRLRHKPAPPTGLAWRIIGTGHRDPRWLPYLQPYGADDALARIDGISA; encoded by the coding sequence GTGCCGCATGTCCTGGTCCTCAACGCGTCGTACGAGCCCCTCGGCGTCGTACCGCTCCGCCGCGCACTCGTCCTCGTCCTGGAGAACAAGGCCATCAGCCTCGAGGAGTCCGGCGCCTTCCTGCACAGCGCGACCGTCACAGTCCCCGCACCCAGCGTGGTCCGGCTGAAGAGGTTCGTCCGGGTTCCCTACCGGGGGCCCGTGCCGCTGACCCGGCGGGCGCTGTTCGCCCGCGACGGAGGGCGGTGCATGTACTGCGGGGGCATCGCCACCAGCGTCGACCACGTCGTTCCGCGCAGCCGCGGGGGACAGCACGCGTGGGACAACGTGGTCGCCTCCTGCCGCCGCTGCAACCACGTGAAGGCCGACCGGCACCTCGTCGAACTGGGCTGGCGCCTGCGGCACAAGCCCGCCCCGCCGACGGGACTGGCCTGGCGCATCATCGGCACCGGCCACCGTGACCCCCGCTGGCTGCCGTACCTGCAACCGTACGGGGCGGACGACGCGCTGGCCCGCATCGACGGGATCTCGGCGTAG
- a CDS encoding FAD-dependent monooxygenase, with protein MTDQSRTTRTSPVPVPAPRVLVVGAGPTGLLLAGDLALAGVPVTLVEKRPRRISNLSRAFVLHARTLEHFDARGIADDMEATGRQLADIGLFGRLSVRLDELPSRFNHLLVVPQYEVEKVLLRRAEEAGVAFRYDTEVTGLAQDGDGVTLTVRGPGGEDEGEPLRAEYAVGTDGMRSAVRQAVGLPFPGRSVIRSVVLADVRLGEEPENLLTVNANGDAFAFLAPFGDGYHRMIGWRRGRDVADTAPLGLDEVKEITRLALGHDYGMRDARWMSRFHSDERQVPDYRVGRVFLAGDAAHVHTPAGGQGMNTGLQDAANLGWKLAAVLHGHAGPGLLDTYQAERHPVGRAVLRSSGGIVRLAMAKRPWTRALRAGLTTFLDHCGPARRRLAGQVTGIDHAYAAPRGAHRLTGRRVPDVALEGGTRLYESLRGGRFVLVLPRGEETPGTAGREDRLAVRHWTSPRRTTLLVRPDGHTAWAANAPASAARLKDILATHVGP; from the coding sequence ATGACGGACCAGTCCCGCACCACCCGTACCAGCCCCGTTCCCGTTCCCGCCCCCCGCGTGCTCGTCGTCGGCGCCGGGCCGACCGGGCTGCTGCTCGCCGGGGACCTCGCCCTCGCCGGGGTCCCCGTCACCCTCGTCGAGAAGCGCCCGCGGCGGATCAGCAACCTCTCCCGCGCCTTCGTCCTGCACGCCCGCACGCTGGAACACTTCGACGCCCGCGGGATCGCCGACGACATGGAGGCCACCGGGCGGCAACTCGCCGACATCGGCCTCTTCGGCCGCCTCTCCGTCCGCCTCGACGAACTCCCCTCCCGCTTCAACCACCTGCTCGTCGTTCCGCAGTACGAGGTGGAGAAGGTGCTGCTGCGGCGCGCCGAGGAGGCCGGGGTGGCCTTCCGGTACGACACCGAGGTGACCGGCCTCGCGCAGGACGGCGACGGCGTCACCCTCACGGTGCGCGGTCCCGGCGGGGAGGACGAGGGGGAGCCGCTGCGCGCGGAGTACGCCGTCGGGACGGACGGGATGCGCAGCGCGGTGCGGCAGGCGGTGGGGCTGCCGTTCCCGGGCCGCTCGGTCATCCGCTCCGTCGTGCTGGCCGACGTACGGCTCGGCGAGGAGCCGGAGAACCTCCTCACCGTCAACGCGAACGGCGACGCCTTCGCCTTCCTCGCCCCGTTCGGCGACGGCTACCACCGCATGATCGGCTGGCGGCGGGGGCGCGACGTCGCCGACACCGCGCCGCTCGGTCTGGACGAGGTCAAGGAGATCACCCGGCTCGCCCTCGGCCACGACTACGGCATGCGCGACGCCCGCTGGATGTCCCGCTTCCACAGCGACGAACGGCAGGTACCGGACTACAGGGTCGGCCGGGTCTTCCTCGCCGGGGACGCCGCCCACGTGCACACCCCGGCCGGCGGGCAGGGCATGAACACCGGGCTGCAGGACGCCGCCAACCTCGGCTGGAAACTCGCCGCGGTGCTGCACGGCCACGCCGGCCCCGGCCTGCTCGACACCTACCAGGCCGAACGGCACCCGGTCGGCCGGGCGGTCCTGCGCAGCAGCGGCGGCATCGTGCGGCTGGCGATGGCCAAGCGGCCGTGGACCCGCGCACTGCGCGCCGGTCTGACCACCTTCCTCGACCACTGCGGCCCCGCCCGCCGGCGTCTCGCCGGCCAGGTCACCGGCATCGACCACGCCTACGCCGCCCCGCGCGGCGCCCACCGGCTGACCGGCAGGCGGGTCCCGGACGTCGCCCTGGAGGGCGGCACCCGGCTGTACGAGTCCCTGCGCGGGGGCCGCTTCGTGCTGGTCCTGCCGCGCGGCGAGGAGACACCCGGCACCGCCGGCCGCGAGGACCGCCTCGCGGTCCGGCACTGGACGAGCCCCCGCCGCACCACCCTCCTGGTCCGCCCCGACGGCCACACGGCCTGGGCCGCGAACGCACCCGCGTCCGCGGCCCGGTTGAAGGACATCCTCGCGACCCACGTCGGCCCATGA
- the malQ gene encoding 4-alpha-glucanotransferase, which produces MPPAERDETPTGAEPDATPTGAESGDTPTRAAPEGTPPTGAPPDDTPLARLAGLHGVAASYRPSPDRTVAASDRAVRAALAALGVDAGDPDAVRRALDTREAELRERLLPPTVVRWLPGPEDESAAPDALAALPPGTRLRVDTEQGESRDGADDLPPGVHTLHATAPDGRTATAHLVVAPPRLPAPPGRTHGLLVQLYSLLSERSWGMGDLGDLAELTAWAGRTLGAGFVQVNPLHVAVPGAPTDPSPYRPSSRRYPDPVHLRVEDVPEYPYADDPGRLAALRAAAARLRAAVLHEDALIDRDAVWELKRQALEQIRTAPLGPGRGAAYADFLAREGQALEDHATWCALAEVHGPDWHRWPRPLRGPRSAETARVRGELVDRVDFHSRLAWLTDAQLAAAQRSARDAGMAIGLVHDLAVGVHPGGADAWAQADHFAAGMSVGAPPDAFNARGQDWGLPPWRPDRLAASGYAPYRRLLRALLRHAGALRIDHVMGLFRLWWVPQGQPPTEGTYVRYDADAMLAILVLEASRAGALVIGEDLGTVEPGVREALQRRGVLGTSVLWFERDWTGDGRPLPPERWRTDCLATATTHDLPSTAARLTGDHVDLRDRLGLLTRPVEEERAEASADVAEWLALLDRLGLLEGAGGGLPELREEAEIQALHRFLMRTPARLVGVWLPDGVGDRRPQNLPGTWDQYPNWRLPIADADGRPVTLEELAASPRVRALTDVLRERGER; this is translated from the coding sequence ATGCCGCCGGCCGAGCGGGACGAGACGCCGACGGGGGCCGAACCCGACGCGACGCCGACCGGGGCGGAGTCCGGCGACACGCCGACCAGGGCGGCACCAGAGGGCACGCCGCCGACCGGGGCGCCCCCCGACGACACCCCGTTGGCCAGGCTGGCCGGCCTCCACGGCGTCGCCGCCTCCTACCGCCCCTCCCCGGACCGTACGGTCGCCGCCTCGGACCGTGCCGTGCGCGCCGCACTGGCCGCCCTCGGCGTCGACGCGGGCGACCCCGACGCCGTGCGCCGCGCCCTCGACACGCGCGAGGCAGAGCTGCGGGAGCGGCTGCTGCCGCCGACGGTCGTGCGGTGGCTGCCCGGCCCGGAGGACGAGTCGGCGGCGCCGGACGCCCTCGCCGCGCTACCACCCGGCACCCGGCTGCGCGTCGACACCGAGCAGGGCGAATCCCGCGACGGGGCCGACGACCTCCCGCCCGGAGTGCACACGCTGCACGCCACCGCCCCGGACGGCCGCACCGCGACCGCGCACCTCGTCGTCGCCCCGCCCCGGCTGCCCGCCCCGCCCGGCCGCACCCACGGACTCCTCGTCCAGCTCTACTCCCTGCTGTCCGAGCGCTCCTGGGGCATGGGCGACCTCGGCGACCTCGCCGAGCTCACCGCCTGGGCCGGCCGGACGCTCGGCGCCGGATTCGTGCAGGTCAACCCGTTGCACGTGGCCGTGCCCGGCGCACCCACCGACCCCTCCCCGTACCGGCCCTCCTCCCGCCGCTACCCCGACCCGGTCCACCTGCGGGTGGAGGACGTGCCCGAGTACCCCTACGCCGACGACCCCGGCCGCCTCGCCGCACTGCGCGCGGCGGCCGCCCGGCTGCGCGCCGCCGTCCTGCACGAGGACGCGCTCATCGACCGCGACGCCGTCTGGGAACTGAAACGGCAGGCCCTCGAACAGATCCGCACCGCCCCCCTCGGCCCCGGCCGCGGCGCCGCCTACGCCGACTTCCTCGCCCGGGAGGGCCAGGCCCTGGAGGACCACGCGACCTGGTGCGCGCTGGCCGAGGTGCACGGCCCCGACTGGCACCGGTGGCCCCGGCCGCTTCGCGGCCCCCGCTCGGCCGAGACCGCCCGGGTGCGCGGCGAACTCGTCGACCGGGTCGACTTCCACAGCCGGCTCGCCTGGCTCACCGACGCCCAGCTCGCCGCCGCCCAGCGCTCCGCGCGCGACGCCGGCATGGCGATCGGGCTCGTGCACGACCTCGCCGTCGGCGTCCACCCCGGCGGCGCCGACGCCTGGGCGCAGGCCGACCACTTCGCCGCCGGCATGTCGGTCGGCGCCCCGCCCGACGCCTTCAACGCCCGCGGCCAGGACTGGGGACTGCCGCCCTGGCGCCCCGACCGGCTGGCCGCCTCCGGCTACGCCCCCTACCGCCGTCTGCTGCGGGCCCTCCTCCGGCACGCCGGCGCCCTCCGCATCGACCACGTCATGGGCCTGTTCCGGCTCTGGTGGGTGCCGCAGGGGCAGCCGCCCACCGAGGGCACCTACGTCCGCTACGACGCCGACGCCATGCTCGCGATCCTCGTCCTGGAGGCCTCGCGGGCCGGTGCCCTGGTGATCGGCGAGGACCTCGGCACCGTGGAGCCCGGTGTGCGCGAGGCGCTGCAGAGGCGCGGGGTGCTCGGCACGTCCGTCCTGTGGTTCGAGCGGGACTGGACCGGGGACGGCCGCCCGCTGCCCCCCGAGCGCTGGCGCACCGACTGCCTGGCCACCGCCACCACCCACGACCTGCCCTCCACCGCCGCCCGCCTCACCGGCGACCACGTCGACCTGCGCGACCGTCTCGGCCTGCTGACCCGCCCGGTGGAGGAGGAGCGCGCCGAGGCATCGGCGGACGTCGCCGAGTGGCTGGCCCTGCTCGACCGGCTCGGCCTGCTGGAGGGCGCCGGCGGCGGGCTGCCCGAGCTGCGGGAGGAGGCCGAGATCCAGGCACTGCACCGGTTCCTGATGCGCACCCCGGCCCGCTTGGTCGGCGTCTGGCTCCCCGACGGGGTCGGCGACCGGCGCCCGCAGAACCTGCCCGGTACCTGGGACCAGTACCCCAACTGGCGGCTGCCGATCGCCGACGCCGACGGCCGCCCGGTCACGCTGGAGGAGCTGGCCGCCTCCCCCCGCGTCCGCGCGCTGACGGACGTACTGCGCGAGCGGGGGGAGCGGTGA
- a CDS encoding aspartate-semialdehyde dehydrogenase: MRVGIVGATGQVGTVMRRILVERDFPVTELRLFASARSAGSVVDGITVEDAAQADYTGLDIVLFSAGGATSKALAEKVASQGAVVIDNSSAWRRDPDVPLVVSEVNPHAALNRPKGIIANPNCTTMAAMPVLKPLHEEAGLQALVVATYQAVSGSGLAGVAELHGQAQKVVAEADRLTHDGSAVDFPEPNVYKRPIAFNVLPFAGNLVDDGLNETDEEQKLRNESRKILEIPDLKVSGTCVRVPVFSGHSLQVNARFARPVSAERATELLGGAPGVALSDIPTPLQAAGQDPSYVGRIRADETVDNGLALFISNDNLRKGAALNAVQIAELVAAELNEKAAQR, translated from the coding sequence GTGAGGGTCGGAATCGTCGGAGCCACCGGACAGGTCGGCACGGTCATGCGCAGGATCCTGGTGGAGCGCGACTTCCCGGTCACCGAGCTGCGGCTGTTCGCCTCGGCCCGCTCGGCCGGCTCGGTCGTCGACGGCATCACGGTGGAGGACGCCGCGCAGGCCGACTACACCGGCCTGGACATCGTGCTGTTCTCCGCGGGCGGCGCCACCTCCAAGGCGCTGGCCGAGAAGGTCGCCTCCCAGGGCGCCGTCGTGATCGACAACTCCTCGGCGTGGCGCCGCGACCCGGACGTACCCCTGGTGGTCTCCGAGGTGAACCCGCACGCGGCGCTGAACCGCCCCAAGGGGATCATCGCCAACCCGAACTGCACCACGATGGCCGCGATGCCCGTCCTCAAGCCGCTGCACGAGGAGGCGGGGCTTCAGGCGCTGGTCGTCGCCACCTACCAGGCGGTGTCCGGTTCCGGTCTCGCGGGCGTCGCCGAGCTGCACGGGCAGGCACAGAAGGTGGTCGCGGAGGCCGACAGGCTGACGCACGACGGCTCGGCCGTGGACTTCCCCGAGCCGAACGTCTACAAGCGCCCCATCGCCTTCAACGTGCTGCCCTTCGCCGGCAACCTGGTCGACGACGGCCTGAACGAGACCGACGAGGAGCAGAAGCTCCGCAACGAGTCCCGCAAGATCCTGGAGATCCCGGACCTCAAGGTCTCCGGCACCTGTGTGCGCGTGCCGGTCTTCTCCGGCCACTCCCTCCAGGTCAACGCCCGCTTCGCCCGCCCCGTCAGCGCCGAGCGCGCCACCGAGCTGCTGGGCGGCGCCCCCGGCGTGGCCCTCTCCGACATCCCCACCCCGCTGCAGGCCGCCGGCCAGGACCCCTCCTACGTGGGCCGCATCCGTGCGGACGAGACGGTGGACAACGGGCTGGCCCTCTTCATCTCCAACGACAACCTCCGCAAGGGCGCGGCGCTGAACGCCGTGCAGATCGCGGAACTGGTCGCGGCGGAGCTGAACGAGAAGGCCGCGCAGCGGTAG
- a CDS encoding PadR family transcriptional regulator, whose amino-acid sequence MSTRHILLGLLAAGPSHGYDLKRRHDERFPQARPLAYGQVYTTLQRLVRDGLAQVEGTDSDGGPERTLYRSTEAGGRELAHWAGAVTPPAPFVTNEIFAKVVVAILAPGDPAGYLRDQRAAHMARMRELTAVKTAPGADLATVLSADYALHHLDADLRWMTTTAARLTTLTAEVHAT is encoded by the coding sequence ATGAGCACCCGCCACATCCTGCTCGGGCTGCTCGCCGCGGGGCCGAGTCATGGCTACGACCTCAAGCGGCGGCACGACGAGCGCTTCCCCCAGGCACGTCCCCTGGCGTACGGGCAGGTCTACACGACGCTGCAACGGCTGGTCAGGGACGGCCTCGCCCAGGTCGAGGGGACCGATTCCGACGGCGGCCCCGAGCGCACCCTGTACCGCTCCACCGAGGCCGGCGGCCGGGAGCTGGCCCACTGGGCGGGAGCCGTCACTCCCCCGGCGCCGTTCGTGACGAACGAGATCTTCGCCAAGGTCGTCGTCGCGATCCTGGCCCCGGGCGACCCCGCCGGTTACCTGCGGGACCAGCGCGCCGCGCACATGGCGCGGATGCGTGAGCTCACCGCGGTGAAGACGGCACCCGGCGCCGATCTGGCGACCGTGCTCTCGGCCGACTACGCCCTCCACCACCTCGACGCCGACCTCCGCTGGATGACGACCACGGCGGCCCGGCTCACCACGTTGACCGCGGAGGTCCACGCGACATGA